Below is a window of Fimbriimonadaceae bacterium DNA.
CGACCTCCTCGCCGCCTGCTTCGCGAAGATTCCCACCGGAGTCCGACTGGTGATTGTCCGCGCGGACAAAGGGTTTTACGACCACGCGCTGGTCGAGTGGCTCGAAGCCCGGCGGGCCCGGTTTGTGATCGTCGCTCGCCTGACGGCCCCGATCAAACGCAAGCTGGCGCACCTCCGGTACACCACCCCGAGTCGTGGAATCGAGGTCGCCGAGTTCCGCTCTCAGCCGACCGGCTGGCCGCATCCGTATCGCTTCGTCGTCGTGCGACGACCTCAGCCGGAGGAGCCGACCGCGCAGTTGACGCTCTTCAAGCTTGGCAAGTATCACTACCAAGTGCTGGTCACCAACCTGCCGTTGAAGCCGCTCAACCTCTGGCGCTTTTACAACGACCGGGCCGGCGTGGAGCTGCTGATCAAGCAACTCAAAGGGGATTATGCCTTGGGCAGCATCCCCACGCGGCACTTCTTCGCCAACGCAACCTACTTCCATCTGCTCCTGCTGGCCTACAACCTGGTGAACTGGTTCAAGCGGCTCTGCCTTCCGCCGGAGTTTCAGGCAGCCACGCTGCAGACCCTCCGCAGCAAGATCCTGTTGATGCCCGCCCAGTTGCGTCGCGTGGGGAACCGGCCCAGCTTGGCGTTGCCTGCGAGTGGGCCGAGCGAGGCGGCTTGGAAGCATGCGCTCCATCAGATCGAGAGACTCAAACTGTGAAGTCATCATTTTCACGCCGGATTCAGGTTTAAATGTGCCATTCTCCTGAACGCGGCTTGCCTGGTCATCGTTCACAACCACCCGAGTGGCGATCCTTCACCGAGCCCCGAAGACCGGGCCCTCACCACTCGGATCGCCGAGGCGGGCCAACTCCTCGGCATCGCACTCCTCGATCATGTGGTGATCGGCAACGGTAGGTATTTCTCCTTCGCGGACCACGGACCACTGACGCAACACGCTCCCACTTATACGTCCTAAGATGACTACGAACGTTCTTCCGACGTCTCACGGGCTTTGATTCGAAACGCAACAGCGGGAGGTGTCCGAGAGGCTGGTTTTCGACAGACTCTGAGCCCACAGCGTGTGGTTAATATATTGAAACTCGGATGAAACAGGAGAGAATCAAGATAGCCCCATTAGATGAGAAAACTGTCTTCCATCGGCTGGTGGTGTTGATTGCCGTTCCTTCCTCTCGACGCAGCATTTATCCAAAGAGCACAACCATGCATGCACCTATGCGCGATTCCGTGACGGGACGATTCCGGCGGCGCTATTCCTGTTCCTCTTGTCAGATGCTT
It encodes the following:
- a CDS encoding IS1380 family transposase, whose protein sequence is MARGPRKLAIRFGATTLTHYGGVYLLHRFLSRIGFKTSLARQIRLIQRNNRYSLGEMFLAVLYPMILGLERLETTHLLRQNGVFQYLTGLPRYPDATTLRRFLLRVAPAGLPQLRALHDRVLHQMTGQPRVPTRLIFDVDSTVLVLYGNQEHAKIGYNPIKRGRPSYHPLLCFEGRSKDFWHGELRPGDVHTASGTRDLLAACFAKIPTGVRLVIVRADKGFYDHALVEWLEARRARFVIVARLTAPIKRKLAHLRYTTPSRGIEVAEFRSQPTGWPHPYRFVVVRRPQPEEPTAQLTLFKLGKYHYQVLVTNLPLKPLNLWRFYNDRAGVELLIKQLKGDYALGSIPTRHFFANATYFHLLLLAYNLVNWFKRLCLPPEFQAATLQTLRSKILLMPAQLRRVGNRPSLALPASGPSEAAWKHALHQIERLKL